Proteins encoded by one window of Lathyrus oleraceus cultivar Zhongwan6 chromosome 1, CAAS_Psat_ZW6_1.0, whole genome shotgun sequence:
- the LOC127093802 gene encoding uncharacterized protein LOC127093802, whose protein sequence is MQEFVGETGFRLVTSILYYAQENGQVEAANKVRISLIKKHVGKKPKNWHKTLDQILWACRTSPKEVTNSTPFRLTFGHDAILPAEICLQSVRVQRQNDLQSKKYWNMMFDELVDLDEERLATVEMLIRQKERVAKVYNRKIKGKTFVDNDYVWKVIFPMDHRDRTLGKWSAKWEGPF, encoded by the coding sequence ATGCAGGAATTTGTCGGTGAGACAGGTTTCAGACTGGTTACCTCTATACTCTACTATGCACAAGAAAATGGCCAAGTAGAAGCAGCCAACAAAGTAAGAATAAGTCTGATTAAGAAGCACGTTGGTAAAAAGCCAAAGAATTGGCACAAGACTTTGGACCAAATTCTATGGGCATGTCGAACGTCCCCTAAAGAGGTGACAAATTCAACGCCATTTCGACTAACATTTGGTCACGATGCCATATTGCCGGCGGAGATATGCTTACAGTCCGTCAGAGTCCAGCGTCAGAATGATCTTCAGTCAAAGAAATACTGGAATATGATGTTCGACGAGTTGgttgatttagacgaagaaaggttgGCTACGGTCGAAATGCTGATCCGGCAAAAGGAACGCGTAGCCAAGGTCTACAATAGAAAAATAAAGGGAAAAACATTTGTTGATAATGATTACGTGTGGAAAGTAATTTTTCCTATGGATCATCGAGATCGAACCCTAGGTAAGTGGTCAGCAAAATGGGAAGGACCGTTTTGA